The genomic segment CAATCTTACCGTTGTGTTGGTCTATCAAGTTTTGTGAAATTGAGAGCCCCAGACCAGTACCTCCCTCGCGTGCACTGACCATGGGGTAAAATAAAGTATCTTGGATATGACTTGGAATACCAGGCCCATTATCAATAATTTCTATTTTAGCGGCGAGTCGATGGCGTTGACCATAGATATTGGTTTGGTAATCAGTACGAGTTCGTAGAGTTATAATTCCGTCAGGTTGATCTTTTAAAACTTCAGCTGCATTACTTACGATATTCAAAATCGATTGCTCTATCTGTTCTGCGTCCATATTAAAATCAGGCAAACTAGGGTCGTAATCACGTTGTATCTTTATGTGATAGCTAGGATTTAACTCAATTAATTGACGAACTTTTTCAATTATCGCGTGCAAATTTTCAGGCTTTTTTTGCCCCAACTTTTGTGGGCCGAGTAGGCGGTCTACTAGGTTACGTAATCGATCCGCTTGCTCAATAATAATCTGAGTATATTCATGAAGATCAGGGTTTGACAGCATACGCTCTAGTAGTTGCGCTGCACCGCGTAAGCCCCCAAGAGGATTTTTAATTTCATGAGCGAGACTACGAACCAATACTTTTGCTGCTTGTTGTTGAGCATGTTGATTGATTTCTTGTGATAAGCGACGCTGCTGCTCTATTTGACGAATTTCTATTAGTAAATAGAGTGTCTTGTCGATGACAATAGGGCTAGAGGTTACTTCTACATAGAGAGAGCGATTCTCTACCACAATACGAACATCACTATCAGTGACACTTTGTCCTGTATTGAGTGGCAGCATTAGCGTAGAGAGGTCAAAGTGTGAGTAGTGGAATAGAGTATCAAAGGAGTGTTGAGCCATGCGTTGAGCACTTTGAGAAAATAGTTGCTCAGCAGCAGGATTTGCGTAATGAATCTGACGCAAATCATCCAGTAATAGTATCGCAGTCACTTGGTGTTCAAGTAACTGTGTTGAAAAATCCATCGTCAATGCCATCATCCTTATAGCAAAATACCTACTGCACCATAGTGGTGCATCATACCCTGCTTTTTAGATGGGAACTATGATAATTCCTTTAATTCGAAGAAGGTCGATGTAGATATATGGTAATAATAGGTGATGATGCAATTCTCTTGCCGTCTTTTTGCGCGACAACGGTAATAAGGTGAGTACCTCTATCTATATTTGTAAGTTTCCATTCTGTCGTTGTTTGAGGTAAACCATAAGGAGATCCGTCGAGCATAAGTTGCAATTTTTCATCTACAGCAAGTTTTCGAGTTAACTCAGTCAGAACCATTATGTGGCCACGAGAACTACGGATTGTTTCCTCTTGCACTAAATTACTTATTGTAACCTCTAGCTTGGTTTTTTTTGCTTCACTTGATGCCTTTGCCTTCTTCTTGGTATTTGATTTTTTCGCGCTGCTTGGTTTATTTACAGGGATCTCTTCTATCGATTCAGATTCTAATGAAAGAGCTTTTGATGAAATATGACTTGGAGGTGCTGAATCACTGAAGTGCCTTGTCCCATCGCTGTCTTCCCAAGTGTAAACGGTATTTGCAAGGCTTGATGCTGAAAGTAAAATAAGAGGTATCAATAATTTATAAGGCATAGCGCTACCATAGATTTGATTTTATGATCTCATAACGATACCGCAGAAATGAAATCTAATTGAAAACATAAAGGAAAGAAAACAGAAGAGAGTGTTGCTTGTAAATGACTTTTTGCCAATATAAAAAAGGCTCGCCTGTGAAGCGAGCCTAAAAAATAATATCTTACTAGCACTTAGCTAATAATGAGTACTAGTAGGGAGATATGAAATTATACTGAGTAGTACATTTCAAACTCAAGTGGGTGAACTGCTGTGTTGATAGCTTCAACATCTTGAGCTTTAAGAGCGATATAAGAATCAATAAAGTCACTAGAGAATACACCACCAGCGGTTAAGAACTCGCGATCTTCATCAAGTGCTTTTAGGGCGATATCTAAAGATTCTGCAACTGTTGGGATTTCTGCTGCTTCTTCCGCTGGAAGGTCATACAGATCTTTATCCATTGCTTCACCTGGGTGAATCTTGTTCTTAATACCGTCAAGGCCAGCCATCAGCATTGCTGAGTAACATAAGTATGGATTAGCCGCTGGGTCACCAAAACGAACTTCAATACGACGTGCTTTCGGGCTTGGTACCACAGGGATACGGATAGAAGCTGAACGGTTACGAGCAGAGTATGCCAACATAACAGGAGCTTCAAAACCAGGAACAAGACGTTTGTATGAGTTAGTTGATGGGTTAGCAAATGCGTTGATTGCACGAGCGTGTTTGATGATGCCACCGATGTAGTAGATAGCCATTTCAGATAGGCCGCCGTACTTATCACCAGCGAATAAATTCTGCCCATCTTTATTCAGTGACATGTGAACGTGCATGCCTGAACCGTTATCGCCAACCAATGGTTTTGGCATGAAAGTCGCTGTTTTACCGTAAGCGTGAGCTACGTTATGAACAACATACTTATAGATTTGAGTTTCATCCGCTTTCGTTGTTAGCGTATTGAAGCGAGTTGCGATCTCATTTTGACCCGCAGTTGCTACTTCGTGGTGGTGTGCTTCAACAACAAGGCCCATCTCTTCCATGATTAAACACATAGCAGAGCGGATATCTTGAGATGAATCAACAGGAGCTACTGGGAAGTAACCGCCTTTAACGCCAGGACGGTGACCTTTGTTGCCGCCTTCGTATTCAGTGCCTGAGTTCCATGCAGCTTCGATATCATCAATCTTAAAGAAAGAACCTGACATATCAGTGTTAAAGCGAACATCATCAAATAGGAAGAACTCTGGTTCAGGACCGATCAAAACAGTATCAGCAATACCCGTTGCACGTAGGTACTCTTCAGAACGTTTTGCGATTGAGCGTGGGTCACGATCGTAACCTTGCAATGTTGCAGGCTCAAGAATGTCACAACGAATGTTTAGCGTTGGATCAGCTGTGAATGGGTCAAGTACAGCACTTGCTGCATCTGGCATCATTACCATGTCAGATTCGTTAATGCCTTTCCAGCCAGCGACTGAAGAACCATCAAACATTTTACCTTCTTCAAAAAAGTCTGCGTCAACTTGGTGAGAAGGAATTGAGATATGTTGTTCTTTACCTTTTGTATCGGTAAAGCGTAAATCAATAAATTTTACTTCGTTCTCTTGGATTAGAGCTAATACGTTTTCTACTGACATGTAGGATAACCTCCGGTGTTATAATTTAATATTGGCCAGCTAAGCTGTTATTTACTATATAGCTAGAACTGTGCCAAAAGTAATAATCCTTTAATATTAATAACTTACTTCTTTATTTTTATCTGTGGCTAGTGATTCTGCACCAACTTGATCTCTCTTCGCACTGTTTTGGTGCATAAAGGCAAGGAGAGCAGATAAAAAATAAATCGCTATTAATTACTTCTAACTGCTATTCAGCAGTGAAATGGAAAGTTTGTCAATAAAATTTCAACATGAAATTCATTTAATAATAAAGACATAACTTATAAGGTATTGATAAATTTATTCTTTTGTTTTTTAGTCAAAAAAATAAAGTAGAAAGAATAATGGTTCAATTTTTTACTGATTTGGTCGTTTTTACGTCGCTTTTGTGGGCTAAATTAAAAAAAATCAAAAATAATTGTGTCTTCAATCACATATTTCGTGGGTTTTGCTCTAAAATCTGTTAAATTATTGACCGTTTTTAAACCAAAGTAGCGCCAATGGTGGCTCTACCCGCTCTGAGTGAATTTGAATCCATGTCTACTCCACAGATTGATAAACTAAGAAATATCGCAATTATTGCGCACGTTGACCACGGTAAAACAACACTGGTTGATAAGCTATTACAACAATCAGGCACACTAGAATCATCTCGTGGTGAGACTGAAGAACGCGTAATGGACTCGAACGATATCGAGAAAGAGCGTGGTATTACGATCCTTGCTAAGAACACAGCAATTAACTGGAACGATTACCGCATCAACATCGTAGATACTCCTGGACACGCCGATTTCGGTGGTGAAGTTGAGCGTATTATGTCTATGGTTGATTCTGTTCTTCTTATCGTAGATGCAGTTGACGGCCCAATGCCTCAAACGCGCTTCGTTACACAAAAAGCTTTCGCACACGGCCTTAAGCCAATCGTTGTTATC from the Aliivibrio wodanis genome contains:
- the ntrB gene encoding nitrogen regulation protein NtrB — translated: MMALTMDFSTQLLEHQVTAILLLDDLRQIHYANPAAEQLFSQSAQRMAQHSFDTLFHYSHFDLSTLMLPLNTGQSVTDSDVRIVVENRSLYVEVTSSPIVIDKTLYLLIEIRQIEQQRRLSQEINQHAQQQAAKVLVRSLAHEIKNPLGGLRGAAQLLERMLSNPDLHEYTQIIIEQADRLRNLVDRLLGPQKLGQKKPENLHAIIEKVRQLIELNPSYHIKIQRDYDPSLPDFNMDAEQIEQSILNIVSNAAEVLKDQPDGIITLRTRTDYQTNIYGQRHRLAAKIEIIDNGPGIPSHIQDTLFYPMVSAREGGTGLGLSISQNLIDQHNGKIDVTSWPGKTVFTVYLPLK
- a CDS encoding membrane protein, which translates into the protein MPYKLLIPLILLSASSLANTVYTWEDSDGTRHFSDSAPPSHISSKALSLESESIEEIPVNKPSSAKKSNTKKKAKASSEAKKTKLEVTISNLVQEETIRSSRGHIMVLTELTRKLAVDEKLQLMLDGSPYGLPQTTTEWKLTNIDRGTHLITVVAQKDGKRIASSPIITIYLHRPSSN
- the glnA gene encoding glutamine synthetase is translated as MSVENVLALIQENEVKFIDLRFTDTKGKEQHISIPSHQVDADFFEEGKMFDGSSVAGWKGINESDMVMMPDAASAVLDPFTADPTLNIRCDILEPATLQGYDRDPRSIAKRSEEYLRATGIADTVLIGPEPEFFLFDDVRFNTDMSGSFFKIDDIEAAWNSGTEYEGGNKGHRPGVKGGYFPVAPVDSSQDIRSAMCLIMEEMGLVVEAHHHEVATAGQNEIATRFNTLTTKADETQIYKYVVHNVAHAYGKTATFMPKPLVGDNGSGMHVHMSLNKDGQNLFAGDKYGGLSEMAIYYIGGIIKHARAINAFANPSTNSYKRLVPGFEAPVMLAYSARNRSASIRIPVVPSPKARRIEVRFGDPAANPYLCYSAMLMAGLDGIKNKIHPGEAMDKDLYDLPAEEAAEIPTVAESLDIALKALDEDREFLTAGGVFSSDFIDSYIALKAQDVEAINTAVHPLEFEMYYSV